One Oncorhynchus keta strain PuntledgeMale-10-30-2019 chromosome 34, Oket_V2, whole genome shotgun sequence genomic window, AGGTACACGTGAGAAATCTCAGTGGTAGAAATGTACTAGTTATAAAAGTTTTATCTGAGAGTTGTTCCCTCAACTTGGGTATTTACTGTAATTAATAATGGCTGTATcttgtaatatatattttttctgtgAGTATAGATCatatactcagcaaaaaaataaacgtcctctcactgtcaactgcgtttactttcagcaaacttaacatgtggaaatatttgtatgaacataacaagattcaacaactgagacataaactgaacacgtttcacagacatgtgacgagcagaaattgaataatgtgtcccggGAACAAAAATCAAAAGTAACCGTCAGTATCTGGTGTCGCCACCAGTTGTATTAAGTACTGCAGTTCATTTCCACCTCATGGACTGCAGAagatttgtcagttcttgctgtgagatgttaatccactcttccaccaaggcacctgcaagttcccagacatttttGGGTGGAAtggtcctagccctcaccctccgatccatcaggtcccagacatgctcaatgggattgagatccgggctcttcactggccatggcagaacactgccattcctgtcttgcaggaaatcatgcacagaacgaacagtatggctggtggcattgtcatgctggagggtcatgttaggatgagtctgcaggaaaGGTAGCACGAGGAAGGAGgatatcttccctgtaacgcacactattgagattgcctgcaatgacaacaagctcagtccgatggtATTGacacacaccgccccagaccatgatgcaCCCTCCACCTCccaatcgatcccgctccagagtacaggcctcagtgtaacgctcattcatttgacgataaacgcaaatccgaccatcacccctggtgagacaaaaccgtgatttgtcagtgaagagcactttttgccagtcctgtctggtccagcgacggtgtgtttgtgcccataggtgatattgttgccggtgatttctggtgaggacctgccttagaacaggcttacaagccctcagtccagcctttctcagcctattgcggacagtctgtgcactaatggagggattgtgcattcttggtgtaactcgggcagttgttgttgccatcctgtacctgtcccacaggtgtgatgttcggatgtaccgatcccgATCCACGTGctggtgttacacgtggtctgccactgtgaggacgatcagctgtccgtcctgtctccctgtagcactgtcttaggggtctcacagtatggacattgcaatttattgccctggccacatctgcagtcctcatgcctccttgcagcatgcctaaggcacattcacgcagataaGCAGGGACCTTGGGCATCTTTGTTTTGGTgcttttcagtcagtagaaaggcctctttagtgtcctaagctttcataactgtgaccttaattgcctaccgtctctACGCTGTTCCAcatgtgcatgttcatgaattgtttatggttcattgaacaagcatgggagaccgtgtttaaaccctttacaatgaagatctgtgaagacatttggatttttacgaattatctttgaaagacagggtcctggaaaaaggacgtttctttttttgttgagtttatatatacatacacacacagtaccagtcaaaagtttggacacctactcattcaagagttgatttatgtattattatttttactattttctacattgtagaataatagtgaagaaatcaaaactatgaaataacacatggaatcatgtagtatccaaagtgttaaacaaatctaaatatatttaacattttagattcttccaagtagccactCTGCCATCTTTGCACAagcttggtattctctcaaccagcttcacttggaatgcttttccaacagtctggaaggagttcccacatgctgagcacttgttggctgcttttccttcactctgcggtccaactcatcacaaaccGTCTCggttgggttgaggtcaggtgatctgatgcagcactccagcaGTCTCCTTTTtggtgaaatagcccttacacagcctggagttgtgttttgggtcattgtcctgttgaaaatcaaatcatggccccactaagcgcaaaccagatgggatggcgtattgctgcagaatgctttggtagcCATGCAGGTAAATCACCTCCACACCTTCCCCTCCattcttcatggtgggaaccacacatgcagagatcatccattcacctactctgtgtctcacaacgacacggcggttggaaccaaaaatataaaatctggactcatcagaccaaaggacagatttccactggtctagtgtccattgctcatgtttcttggcccaagcaagtctcttcttcttattggtgtccttttagtagtggtttctttgcagcaattcgaccatgaaggcctgattcacgcagtctcctctgaacagttgatgttgagatgtctgttacgtgaaatctgtgaagcatttatttgggctgaaatgtCAGAGgtgctgttaactctaatgaacttgtcctctgcagcagaggtaactcagcGTCTTCCTTTCATGTGTTGGGCCTCATGGcaggcagtttcatcatagcgcttgatggttctttgcgactgcacttgaaggaactttcaaagttcatgaaattttccgcattgactgaccttcatgtcttaaaataatgatggtcTGTCATATCTCTtattattttagctgttctttccataatatgaacttggtcttttaccaaatagagctatcttctatataccacccctgccttgtcacaacacaactgatttggcTCATAcgaattaagaaggaaagaaattccactatttaattaacttttaacaaggcacacctgttaattgaaatgcattccaggtgactacctccatgaagatggttgagagaatgccaagagtgtgcaaagttgtcaaggcaaagggtgtctactttgaagaatctcaaatataaaatatatttggatttgtttaacacttttttggttactacatgattccatatgttatttcatagttttgatcttcactattattctacatatAACTTTTTCAAACAGTCTAATAATCACATTTATTTGATTCTCCAGGCAACCGTCCGTCTGGTAATAAACTATAAAAATACCCAGAAGACTATGCTAAGAGTCAGTCCTCGAGTCCCCCTTGAAGACCTCTTACCATCTATTTGTGACAAATGTGAATTTGACCGACAGAGCACATTTTTATTGAGAGATGCCCAATCTAAGGATCCTTTGGATTTGACCTGTTCTCTCAATGATTTTGCAATAAGGGAGGTTTATGCAACGGACACAAAAGGTAAGGGCTTCTCTGATTTAAAAACAACCTCCTTCAACGTTCATTAATCTGAATAATTACCAATCATTCTGAACTAATCTCGGCACCCAGAAGCGAATCTTGTTGTCTGCCAACAAGATGATTATTCTGTCTGAACGCTATTCACCATTCATTCATTTTACAACTACGCAGGTGTACTCATGTAAATGCTTCATTTACTACCGCATATCATTTCCATCTTCTCTTTCACAGCTATGTACTCAGAAGATGTACCTGCCTCTCCCACCCCTACTACCACAACTCATCTAGGTAATGTAACTCGATTGTATGATGTTTTTACACGGTTTTATGACCTTGTTTTAGTTTACTACTGACATTGTGCATTTGAAGTCAAGTTCATCAAATCTTGTGTCAGGAATTTCAGAAATGTCTTCAATGAGATCTATACATTCCTAACAGATACCATTCCACCCAGTAAAGATAAAATGCAGAAGGAGAAAGAAAACAAGGGATTGTTCAGTTTATTCAGGAGGAGTAAGAAGAAACCTGAGCAGGTGTGTTCTTTATCTATTCACGTGCAATCACCAACATTTCTCAGCTCAGTCATTTCCAAGTCAATTTTGGCTGATTAGGAGGATTTGAAAGGGTATGTGTTGGGGAGGCGGGGAATATTGTCACAGTCATGGGATTGGCTAGTTTTCTATTTGTTTACTGCAGAGAACAGGCCCCTGATCAGGATCTGATTGGATGTTTGTTTGCTCTTTAAAGGAAATGACTGCTAGTGCCCCGGCGTCCCCAGTCTTTCCCAGCAAGCCTCGACCTCTTAGCATGAGTTCGCTCAGTGCCCACTCCTCCACATTCAACTGCAACTCCATTGCTTCTGACATGCCAAAGAAGAGACGGGCTCCCCTGCCCCCCGTGCTGGTGTCCCAGAGATGCCCCTCTAACCTCAGCCATCGCCAGAGGTCCATCTCCGACTCAGAGCCCGAAGCCCAAAAGGACAGTGACCAGGTGAGTGGGTCTAACCTGAATAGATTTGAGTTCTTTGTCAATGCCAGGTCTGTCTTTAAAATACTGAGTCTGAATATCCTCAAAATTAGGACTTTGTGTCCAGAGTTCTTGATGAATTTGAATGATTATTTTGTCCCTTCTGTTGTGGAGATGGCTGGTCTGAGTCGCAGCACAGAGTCTTCCCTGAAGAGGACGAAGCGCAAGGCTCCCCTACCCCCTGCATCTCCCAGTGTGGTTGTCCATGATGTAGCTTCACTAGATGGAGGTATGAAAGTTTTTAAATTGATTTAATCCTGCTGTATTGAATTGGCTTGTGCTCAACCTCCTGTATATATAGGTTTCCACGTTTTCAGATACAATTTTTTACATGAGGGGGTTACTTGAGTCTATAGCAGGGATCATCAATTAGATTCATCCTCTCAAGAAAAAATCTTCAGTGGATGGTCAGGGgcccggaacataattacaaataatttgtggactgcaagaagcccaaacagatataatatttgactaaaacttagtaatttgtatacaatcacataCATCTATCTATTATgcatgggaatactttggaaattaaaatcacttggaacTAATTTGCTGGTGTTCTTACAGTTTTTTATATCCAACAATTCATTCATTTTCATTGGCTCAGATAACATGGAAGGctagttggggaaccctggtctATAGGCTCTTTCAACTGTAATTTAGTACACCGTTTTCTCCTGGTTTGTGAGACATTACTATTATTGCATTTCTGGACAATTTGGCAGAGATTTGGACAATTGTACTTTGGTCTCTAAGGTCAACCATTGATGATGGTAAATAAGACCAATGATTGGTCAGTGGGAGTTGCATTCATTTTATTTGTCTCTGATGCCTCCTAGTGGTCGAGACACATTGAGTTAGTTACTGCTCCTGTTCTCGTGATTGAATTTCATTCCCAATGAACACCTAGCTACAGTTGTGACTACAGTACTTCTTTACAATTTTATTAGATCTTAATAATAAATATGATGCTAAACATAGTTGTGTTTTTAGTGCCGTATCTCTGTTGCTTCATTCTGAAGCTTAATTTTATGCTTTGTAGCTACAAGACTGAGGGATAAGGTCAACACTTTTGTGATCCAAATGGTCTGTGATATCGTCATCGCATCCTTATGTTTCCTCATATTAAGTGTAAAGGCTATGTTCTATAAGTACTTCCTCTCTCTGAACTTGCAGCCTGCAGGTCACCAGAGGAGGGTGTCTGACAGTCTGTGCTGCTGCCTCTTCCTCCTGCCTCTACCCGCTCTGCCCCCTGCTGCCCCTTTCAGCTCCTCCTCAAGCATGTCCACTTCTTTCTGCACTGACCTGCTGCTTTTCCTCCATCTTTTCTGTCTGTTAGATTAACAAGGTTCTATTCTGTTTTTCCTGCTGCATGTTTGCACCTTTCTGCATGAGTTTTCGTAGGCTTGTCTTTCGGTGTACTTCAATATAATCAAATTGATCAAATAAAGACTATCTGCTATTGATTGAATACCGGCCTTTGGTTATATCTGTTATTTGTTACGGACTAGCTTAGATTGGATTGTATGTTTTTCTGTGAGAGAGGAGTGATCTTTAATGAGCTATCATGACAGTAAGTACATTATAATCTAACCTGATTAATTAAATCTACAGACATACACTCTGTCGttcacctacagtgccttgcaaaagtatttaccccccttggcatttgtcctattttgttgcattacaaccggtaatttaaatgtattttttatttggatttcatgtaatggacatacacaaaatagtccacatTTGTGAAGTGAATTTTTCAAATTATTATACTAAATAAAAAGTgttgtgtgcatatgtattctctccctttgcTATGAAGTCCATGAATAAGATCTGGtgtaaccaattaccttcagaagtcacataattagttagattgcacacaggtggacttcattTGAGTGTCAGATGATCTggcacatgatctcagtatatatacacacctgttctgtaaggtcccagagtctgcaacaccacaaagAAAGGTGCACCACCAAacaagcggcactatgaagactAAGAAggtctccaaacaggtcagggacaaagttgtggagaagtacagatcagggttgggtaataaaaaatatctgaaactttgaacatccagggagcaccattaaatccataataaaaaattaaaaaaagagttcctctgtccagtgacTGTTCTTTTTCCCATGTtagtcttttatttttattggccagtctgagatatggctttttctttacaACTCTGCCTTGAAGTCCAGCGTCCCGGAGTCGCCTCCTCACttttgacattgagactggtgttttgcgggtactatgtaatgaagctgccagttgaggacttgtgaggcgtctgtttctcaaactagacactaatgtacttgtcctcttgctcagttgtgcaccggggcctcccactcctctgtctattctggttagagacagtttgctctgttctgtgaagggagtagtacacagcgttgtatgagctCTTCAGTTTCTTAGCGATAgcgttcatttctcagaacaagaatagactgacgattTTAAGAaaaaagtgctttgtttctggccactttgagcctgtaatcgaacccacaactgctgatgctccagatactcaactagtctaaagaacgccagtttcattgcttctttaatcaggacaacagttttcagctgtgctaacatcattgcaaaaggtttttccaatgataaacttggattagctaacacaatgtgccattggaacacaggagtgatggttgctgataatgggcctctgtataactatgtagatattccataaaacatcagctgtttccagctacaatagtcatttacaactttaactatgtctacactgtacttctgatcaatttgatgttattttaatggacaaaacatgtgcttttctttaaaaaacaaggacatttctaagtgaccacaaacttttgaatggtagtgtaggtTCTATACTCACAGCCCAGTGAGACTTAGTGTAGGATCTATCCATCCAGGCATCTTTTTTTTCTGCCTCTTTGCTACTTGTTTGTGTTCTTTTCCTGTCTTTAGTAATATCTTTCATGTTGtcaaacattttatttaacctggcaagtcagctaagaacaaatgttgtatgtacaatgacggcctaagtgAGTGTATTTCATAAAAACGTCATTGTAAGTTCAGTCTTTGAATACCACACTAGCAATTTATCCCAGATTGTATGAATAAAAGTGTCCTCATAAAGATTTGACTTCTCTATGCTTGTATTGCTCCATTTTCTATctgcctgccctccctccctccctccctggcttCACATAATCAACTTCACAGAGAAAGATCAGACCTGgatgtctctctgtgtccctccctgACGTCCCACGGCTGTTCACTTCAGTTAGACATCACAGACTGCACAGTGAGGTGTCCCAGTTTTGTATAACCAGCCTGCTGAATATTCCTTCTGCTCTCTATTCCTCTGTGGTGGCCTTGAAATGCAGAGTGAAGAACTAGAGGGGAATATAAGATGCTACATGGCTTCATTAAGCCCAGTTAACTTGTCTGAAATGTCCCTAAGAGACACATGTTATGTCTACAGTTGTGTGAAAGTGATGTTAGTAATACTAAATCATCTTACTATTAGTTTTTACAATATGCTGCTTCATTCTGAAGTAAAGGTGTACTTATCTTCCTCATTAGCCAAATGAACTTATTCTCTAAATGAGTCTCGTTTAAATTGAACGTCTGACATTCTCATCCCCATCACAACACCATTGTCATCAAGCGTCATCACACTGCAGTTCTTCATCCCAAATTAGATGAGACATTGCAGATTTTGTTATCTCAATTTTACGATTCTTGATAATTGAAAATGTCCTCTGCAATCTTCTCCATCCTGTTGTGCTGCAGGTGGCCAACTTCCTAATACACTGGAAGAGATCGTGGAGCAGGAGGAGACAACTGCCTCCGTGGTCTTAGACTCTATGAGTGATGTCCAGGAGGACGACAGCAGCCTCAACCTGTCAACAGCAGACATCTCCGTGGACGCTGAGAGAACAGAGGCCCTCTCTCCACCACTGGAGGCCCCAGACACACCGTATGCTGAGATGGAGACCTCTTCACCACCCGAGAGCGAGGGCCCAGCAGGGGAAGATCAGGCTTGTGATCTGTCCTCAGATGGCAAGTACGAACTCTAGCAGAGAGTCCTACGCTTTCCAAAAGGGCTCTTCtgctgtcctcataggagaaccctttttggttccaggtagaaccctttttggttccaggtagaaccctttttggttccaggtagaaccctttttgggttccaggtagaaccctttttgggttACAGGTactgtagaaccctttttgggttACAGGTactgtagaaccctttttgggttACAGGTactgtagaaccctttttgggttACAGGTactgtagaacccttttggggttACAGGTactgtagaaccctttttgggttACAGGTAgaattctacctggaaccaaaaggggttcttcaaagggttatcctatggggacagccaaagaacccttttaggttctagatggcacctttttttctaaaagTGTGCAGTATGAATGAAGTAGTTTCTCCTTGACTTGGGTTTTGCTTTTGCTTTTGCTTTTCATAACTTCTGTTTTTGACAGATTAGTGCACAGCATGGTGAACAACACTGAGCGCACGGATCCCATGCTGATTGCCGAGATGGACACATCTGAAGCTGCAGATGGTATGTTTGCAAGTAGCGATGAAttcaaatatactgaacaaaaatataaagaggTCCTTGGCTGGCgaggttacacgtggtctgcggttgtgaggccggttggacgtactgccaaattctctaaaaccatattggaggcagcttatggtgtAGAAATTAactttcaattctctggcaaaagctctggtggacattcctgcagtcagcatgcaaattgcaTGCTACCTCAACCTGaagcatctgtggcattgtgttgtgtgacaaacttcacatttttagagtggccttttgttgtccccagcataaggtgcacttgtgtaacgatcatgctgtttaatcagcttcttgatatgccacacctgtcaggtggatggattatcttggcaaaggagcaATGCTCGCCAATAGGGATGTAaagaaatttgtgcacaacatttgagagaaataagcttttgttcATTATGGAACATGTCTGGGATTTTTTCatttctgctcatgaaacatgggaccaacactttacatgttacgtttatatttttgttcaatgtacaTTGTGTTAACTATGGATGAAATGCTATAGCTTTAGTAGCAATGTTGGCAAGATCATTGTCTACTGTTTTTTAAATCTTTTCCAGAAAGCCCTCCTTGCCAAGCTGACGAAATAGGTGGTCAGACAGACTTGCCATGTGAAGATTACACAACACAAGATGGGGTCAAAGGTGAATGTAGTACTGAGAGCTCTCATACTATCAGCCCACCAGCAGCCCAGCCTATGACACAGAGTACAGGAACACAGGCCTCAGATCAGGTGGACACTGACCCCTACTATCGTGAACGGCCAGTGGCCACAAGCACCCCCTGTCCCCCTGCTGAGGATGCCCAGGTCCAGACCGATCTCACACCACCATGTCCTGTGTCAACACCCCGACAACAGGAAGTGCCTCCCCCTTCTAAAGCCTCTACCTCTGGAACGGTGGGGCTGAAAAAGGACATGGCCACCTCTACAGAGGAGCTGCTGATCCCTGCTGACCCCATCACACCTGCCTCAGCAGCCCCTCAGTACCAAACGTCCACTCAAAGTGGCCCGGCCCCTCCGAAGCCATCCAATGAGCTGACCAGGGACTACATCCCCAAGGTGGGGATGACTACATACACTATCGTGCCTCACAAGACTTTGGAGAAACTGAGAAACTTTGAGCTGGAGCTGATGTTGGAATCCCCCAACGTGGCTCTCGAGAAGGAAGTAGGTTCACTTGAACTCAAAGACCGCACTACACAGGCTGAGCAGTTACAGGTCACAGCAGAACAGACCGAGCTGCAGTCTATTGTACCTTTGGAGTCTTCCCTATCTCAGCaagtcaccaccaccaccactactactactactactactagtagtagtagtaagagcATTGTAAATAGCAATGTGGTTGAGCCTATTCACTCCCCCTCAACACCAACAAGAATACTTCCTGCAGGAGATGACAAGATTCCATCCCCCTCTAGTGGGGGAGACCAAGCAGGCTTAATAGCAGAGGTCACGGAGATGAAAATTCCACCCGCAACTAAACCCAAGCCTGGCTCTTTCCGCTTGCCACAGCACAAAAGAACACCTGGGTATTATGTAACCTCGGCGGCAGTGAAAAGTTTGAATGCCAGTCCTGGCGCTGGCCAGAGGGAGGCTCCAGGCAGtctagtggcagcagcagcagcagcagcagcagcgcagGCACTGCAGCTAGTGGAGGAGGACAGCTTCCCTCCTCCGGtgcagtgggaggaggagacaTCAGAGGGCGCTGATGTAGTTGACACGGAGCCAAGTGTGCCATCTCCACGGCCCAGTCCTGCCAGGGCGCCCCCATCCCCAGGGTTGAGCCTGGAGAAGCTGAGGAGTTTTGCTGCTCCCAAACCCTACTCTCCTACGACCCCGTCCCGTTTTGCCCAGGCTGTCTCCTCGGCGGTCAAAAGGTCCCGGTCCTTATCCACAGACTCCACCTCACCCTCTCCTCGCTTGCCACCATTCTACCCAATCACAAGCCGCTTTTTAGTCAATGATCCTAAAGGACCATGTGGTGTGGCTATGGTGAGTTGTTGCAGATGTTTTGTGTTATGTGCTTCCTCTATATGAGACTCTGTATTTTCAATATTAGAACATACAGTAGGAATCTGGATATTCATATTCACAGTTCTCTAAACTCTGAAATGACATAAAACCCAAAGAGTTGCTTTTCCCATAAAATGTTAGGcttaaatgttaatttctttgATACTTGTTTTAAGGTTCAAAGCATATGCCTACTTTAATAATTTGCAGTAGAATCTCACTTTCTAGCCGATTTTAAAAGTGATCGATGTTTCATTGTCAGTGCTATCTCTTTAACCATTAGACTACCCTCACATgaagtctccagtctgctgttttCCCATGTCCTTTAGGGTCAGCTTTGAGACTGTTGAATAACACAGGAAATGGGAGATGTACTCCTCTCTGAGAATGTATATACAATTTTCTCACAATGAAATTGGAACAGTCTACAATAAGCGTTTGTTCCGAGTTTGTGGCCTGGTAAACAATCCTAGCTGCGTATCCTACCTCTTAGTATTGTACATTGACCTGTGACACGGTCCCCTCCCTAAGAGACTGGGCCAGTGTGCCTGTGTGTCATTGATGTGCTGGTCCCTGTGATCCAGTGGGGAACACTTTTTATATCCTTGTTAATAGCCTGAGCACATGTCTTTTTCCATATTTATTCCTGAAGGACTCTCTGTACTAGGCCTATACTCGTGTTGTACAGATACTTGGCGTATATACAGCAAGTACAGCAGTGTCTTTCCAGTTTCCTCAGTGTTGACTGGCACACTCAAGTCCTGAGTTTTGAATGATGGCGTGCATTGTCTCTTCCCTGATGAGCATAGGGAAGTgccaatggagagagggaggagaacaaAGGCTTGGAGCTCCAGGGAAGAGGGGACCTGAGCGGTGGCCCAGCCAGTGACAACATGACTGTTCAGATGGCAGGCCAGAGTGACCCTGAGCagtggctcagtgtgtgtggggAGAGGAGCTGAGAAGTAATGGATCAACGGAGACATCTACAGTAAGCACTAGACTGTACATTAACATGGTGGTACAGCTGCGACGGTGTTACATTCATGTAGTCTGAGTGCCTATATAATGTATGTATCATTGCGTTGAGTTAGGTTTCAAGTTCCCTCTTTTGTCTTTTTAGGAGCCTGATGTCCTGCCCTGGAGTCTGTTCGAGCATGAGATGAGGAATAGAAACTTTGAGTTTTTTACGACCTCTGTTGCTAGTCTTAAAAACCTACAAACTGTAGAAAAGACTACTTTTCTGTTTTATGACAAAAAAATAACTAAgtagattattattattgttattatgaaATAATTGTTTGTATTATTATTCACAATTTCTATTTCAAATTTGATGCATATTCTACTTTTCACGTGTGTTATTTTGTCCAAAGACAGTATATTATTAGTTTCCATATTCAGTTGTAATTGTCATTGAGAAAATACAGTAGCTTATTTTAATACTGTCTTTCATTTTGAAGAGGTTCAATTTGATGGTCCTGAAAGTGATACTTGTAAATCCCTCAGTCCATTTTGTATTTTGTGTTATTCATTTGATTTTGATAAAGCTGTGCCCAGACACACTGGTATGTAGAGTATTTCTCTGAACATATGATGCTGTTATGAATAAAGGTTGCTGTCGCGTATATTAAAGTATTCTATTGACAATCCATGAGTGTTTCCCACTGAACATTTTTGAATGTAAGTTGAACACTGAATTGCAAAGAAATCCGACACAGAAGACAATGTTATTAGCAGTAAAAAATGTCCAGTAAGTGAAGTGCAGTACATAGCATACAACTCACAATCACATCACAATTAAACTGGACAAAACAACATAATTTAACATATATTAAATAGAGTGATATAAAAAAAAACCTCCCGGATTATACGAATTGCCTTGCAGGCCAGGTTGCacaaaaacaatttaataaaGTCTAACTTGATACTTCTCTGCAAACTTGAAACTTTTTCAGGCAGGATCTCAGTGAGTCCTCTTTCAGGTAAAAACGTGAGGGTTGTGCATGACGTAACGCGGGAGTAAATATAAACACCTGTCGAGGGAGATCGCATGGACGAGATGAGCACGCCACGCAGACCTCCAGGACAGCGATGAAGACGAGCGAGGAATCAATATTCAGTAACGTTATTTCAGCGAGTAGCAGGTAGGATATGTTACAATGAACCGTTTTTTTGTGGGGGAACACTTATGTAGGCTAATTGTAGGATTTTGGCAGATAGCTAGCC contains:
- the LOC118367105 gene encoding cordon-bleu protein-like 1 isoform X1, translated to MKVDSSAEGQGHSCPGDFVKPVQLVMDDNVSQPTPRRRLSGSRVQSHQHLHRHQHQAQHQELVVSTKNKAPSPPVSVKGLDGAGLSQRHFVSAFPQMTMDQKENQLEQDLTLVVVLPGGVEKTATVNGSKPMMDLLVMLCAKYHLNPSGYVIELVTTNRHPIKFKPNTLIGALEAEKVLLKPKGMEDKIKKPIPQMPEATVRLVINYKNTQKTMLRVSPRVPLEDLLPSICDKCEFDRQSTFLLRDAQSKDPLDLTCSLNDFAIREVYATDTKAMYSEDVPASPTPTTTTHLDTIPPSKDKMQKEKENKGLFSLFRRSKKKPEQEMTASAPASPVFPSKPRPLSMSSLSAHSSTFNCNSIASDMPKKRRAPLPPVLVSQRCPSNLSHRQRSISDSEPEAQKDSDQMAGLSRSTESSLKRTKRKAPLPPASPSVVVHDVASLDGGGQLPNTLEEIVEQEETTASVVLDSMSDVQEDDSSLNLSTADISVDAERTEALSPPLEAPDTPYAEMETSSPPESEGPAGEDQACDLSSDGKLVHSMVNNTERTDPMLIAEMDTSEAADESPPCQADEIGGQTDLPCEDYTTQDGVKGECSTESSHTISPPAAQPMTQSTGTQASDQVDTDPYYRERPVATSTPCPPAEDAQVQTDLTPPCPVSTPRQQEVPPPSKASTSGTVGLKKDMATSTEELLIPADPITPASAAPQYQTSTQSGPAPPKPSNELTRDYIPKVGMTTYTIVPHKTLEKLRNFELELMLESPNVALEKEVGSLELKDRTTQAEQLQVTAEQTELQSIVPLESSLSQQVTTTTTTTTTTTSSSSKSIVNSNVVEPIHSPSTPTRILPAGDDKIPSPSSGGDQAGLIAEVTEMKIPPATKPKPGSFRLPQHKRTPGYYVTSAAVKSLNASPGAGQREAPGSLVAAAAAAAAAQALQLVEEDSFPPPVQWEEETSEGADVVDTEPSVPSPRPSPARAPPSPGLSLEKLRSFAAPKPYSPTTPSRFAQAVSSAVKRSRSLSTDSTSPSPRLPPFYPITSRFLVNDPKGPCGVAMGSANGEREENKGLELQGRGDLSGGPASDNMTVQMAGQSDPEQWLSVCGERS
- the LOC118367105 gene encoding cordon-bleu protein-like 1 isoform X2, with the protein product MKVDSSAEGQGHSCPGDFVKPVQLVMDDNVSQPTPRRRLSGSRVQSHQHLHRHQHQAQHQELVVSTKNKAPSPPVSVKGLDGAGLSQRHFVSAFPQMTMDQKENQLEQDLTLVVVLPGGVEKTATVNGSKPMMDLLVMLCAKYHLNPSGYVIELVTTNRHPIKFKPNTLIGALEAEKVLLKPKGMEDKIKKPIPQMPEATVRLVINYKNTQKTMLRVSPRVPLEDLLPSICDKCEFDRQSTFLLRDAQSKDPLDLTCSLNDFAIREVYATDTKAMYSEDVPASPTPTTTTHLDTIPPSKDKMQKEKENKGLFSLFRRSKKKPEQEMTASAPASPVFPSKPRPLSMSSLSAHSSTFNCNSIASDMPKKRRAPLPPVLVSQRCPSNLSHRQRSISDSEPEAQKDSDQMAGLSRSTESSLKRTKRKAPLPPASPSVVVHDVASLDGGGQLPNTLEEIVEQEETTASVVLDSMSDVQEDDSSLNLSTADISVDAERTEALSPPLEAPDTPYAEMETSSPPESEGPAGEDQACDLSSDVHSMVNNTERTDPMLIAEMDTSEAADESPPCQADEIGGQTDLPCEDYTTQDGVKGECSTESSHTISPPAAQPMTQSTGTQASDQVDTDPYYRERPVATSTPCPPAEDAQVQTDLTPPCPVSTPRQQEVPPPSKASTSGTVGLKKDMATSTEELLIPADPITPASAAPQYQTSTQSGPAPPKPSNELTRDYIPKVGMTTYTIVPHKTLEKLRNFELELMLESPNVALEKEVGSLELKDRTTQAEQLQVTAEQTELQSIVPLESSLSQQVTTTTTTTTTTTSSSSKSIVNSNVVEPIHSPSTPTRILPAGDDKIPSPSSGGDQAGLIAEVTEMKIPPATKPKPGSFRLPQHKRTPGYYVTSAAVKSLNASPGAGQREAPGSLVAAAAAAAAAQALQLVEEDSFPPPVQWEEETSEGADVVDTEPSVPSPRPSPARAPPSPGLSLEKLRSFAAPKPYSPTTPSRFAQAVSSAVKRSRSLSTDSTSPSPRLPPFYPITSRFLVNDPKGPCGVAMGSANGEREENKGLELQGRGDLSGGPASDNMTVQMAGQSDPEQWLSVCGERS